In a genomic window of Temperatibacter marinus:
- a CDS encoding DUF2155 domain-containing protein, whose amino-acid sequence MFKSLAIFFTTASFWGMSAQVQELQQAVSTATIEHKAVVLRALDKITARTVEIEVRVGTEFKFGTLNIKPLYCRTRPPEEQPETFSYLDIYDINTDKSQRRIFSGWMMASNPAINALEHPVYDIWVINCKIVSAGVSSSNK is encoded by the coding sequence GTGTTCAAGTCATTAGCTATCTTTTTTACAACAGCTTCTTTTTGGGGGATGTCGGCTCAAGTTCAAGAGTTACAACAGGCTGTATCGACTGCGACGATCGAGCATAAAGCCGTTGTCCTTAGAGCCTTGGACAAGATCACAGCGCGAACTGTTGAAATTGAAGTGAGAGTTGGAACAGAATTTAAATTCGGAACTTTAAACATCAAGCCGCTTTATTGCAGAACACGGCCTCCTGAAGAACAACCAGAAACTTTCTCCTATCTTGATATCTATGATATCAACACGGATAAATCACAGCGACGTATTTTCTCTGGTTGGATGATGGCATCAAATCCTGCAATAAATGCACTGGAGCATCCGGTTTATGATATCTGGGTAATCAACTGCAAAATAGTTTCTGCAGGCGTGTCATCGTCTAACAAGTAA
- a CDS encoding NADH:ubiquinone oxidoreductase subunit NDUFA12 yields the protein MTGILGKIFGSPIFTWWNSATFGTRLFTATKGTKVGSDDQGNIYYQEKKGKRRWVIYKNGPVEASRVPADWHGWLHYTMDTPPTEQPLPTKEWEKEHKPTLTGTEEAYSPIVKGARAATTSDYEAWKPE from the coding sequence ATGACTGGAATTCTTGGTAAAATTTTTGGGTCTCCGATCTTTACATGGTGGAACAGTGCTACATTTGGCACACGGTTGTTCACTGCGACAAAGGGAACCAAAGTTGGCTCTGATGATCAGGGAAATATTTATTATCAAGAGAAAAAAGGAAAGCGTCGTTGGGTCATTTATAAAAATGGTCCCGTAGAAGCTAGCCGTGTCCCTGCTGACTGGCATGGATGGCTGCACTATACAATGGATACACCGCCAACTGAACAACCGCTTCCTACGAAAGAGTGGGAAAAAGAACACAAGCCGACCCTCACTGGGACTGAAGAGGCATACAGCCCGATTGTTAAGGGGGCCAGAGCGGCGACCACAAGCGATTATGAAGCATGGAAGCCTGAATAA
- the mlaD gene encoding outer membrane lipid asymmetry maintenance protein MlaD, with amino-acid sequence MSGNLVESIIGALVLLVAGWFILFAYERTDMQTGDGYVLSAQFSRIDGLSIGSDVRLSGIKVGSVVSQELDPVTFQALVTFSIDSKIQLPLDTAAAISSEGILGGSYLSLKPGIEEDVLETGDVITETQDSVDLLGLIGKFINSDSSESKD; translated from the coding sequence ATGTCTGGAAATTTAGTTGAGAGCATTATTGGGGCTTTGGTTTTACTTGTAGCAGGGTGGTTTATTCTCTTTGCTTATGAGCGCACTGATATGCAAACAGGGGATGGATATGTCCTTTCCGCACAATTTTCTCGGATTGATGGCTTGTCCATTGGTAGCGATGTTCGTTTGTCGGGGATCAAAGTAGGTTCTGTTGTTTCTCAAGAGTTAGATCCTGTAACCTTTCAAGCACTGGTGACATTTTCAATCGACTCGAAAATTCAACTTCCTTTAGATACGGCAGCAGCTATATCTTCAGAAGGCATTCTTGGCGGCAGTTACCTCAGCCTAAAACCAGGTATAGAAGAAGATGTCCTTGAGACAGGGGATGTGATTACTGAAACACAGGACTCTGTTGATCTTCTTGGACTTATTGGAAAATTTATTAATTCTGATTCATCCGAGAGCAAGGATTAA